A genomic stretch from Patagioenas fasciata isolate bPatFas1 chromosome 10, bPatFas1.hap1, whole genome shotgun sequence includes:
- the GMPPB gene encoding mannose-1-phosphate guanylyltransferase catalytic subunit beta — MRALILVGGFGTRLRPLTLSRPKPLVEFCNKAVLLHQLEALRQAGVSHVVLAVSYMSETLEAAMREQEQRLGIRISLSHEKEPLGTAGPLALARDLLAEGEEPFFVLNSDVICEFPFAALARFHRQHGGEGSLVVTRVEEPAKYGVVVIEPDTGRICRFVEKPRVFVSNKINAGLYIFSPGILKRIQLRPTSIEKEIFPAMAQEGQLYAMELQGFWMDIGQPKDFLTGMCMYLQALRAQHPEKLHSGPGVVGNVLVDPSAKIGANCVIGPNVTIGADVVVEDGVRIKRCTVLQGARIRSHSWLESCIVGWSCSVGQWVRMENVTVLGEDVIVNDELYLNGANVLPHKSIAESVPEPRIIM, encoded by the exons ATGCGGGCGCTGATCCTGGTCGGCGGCTTCGGGACGCGGCTGCGGCCGCTGACCCTGAGCCGGCCGAAGCCGCTGGTGGAGTTCTGTAACAAGGCGGTGCTGCTGCACCAGCTGGAGGCCCTGCGGCAG GCCGGGGTCAGCCATGTGGTGCTGGCGGTCAGCTACATGTCGGAGACGCTGGAGGCCGCCATGCGGGAGCAGGAGCAGCGG CTCGGCATCCGCATCTCCCTGTCCCACGAGAAGGAGCCGCTGGGCACAG CGGGGCCGCTGGCGCTGGCGCGGGACCTGCTGGCCGAGGGCGAGGAGCCCTTCTTTGTCCTCAACAGCGACGTGATCTGCGAGTTCCCCTTCGCGGCGCTGGCCCGATTCCACCGGCAGCACGGCGGTGAGGGCTCACTGGTGGTGACCCGTGTGGAGGAGCCGGCCAAGTACGGTGTGGTGGTGATCGAGCCCGACACCGGCCGCATCTGTCGCTTCGTGGAGAAGCCGCGTGTCTTCGTGTCCAACAAGATCAATGCTGGGCTCTACATCTTCAGCCCCGGCATCCTGAAACGCATCCAG CTGCGCCCCACCTCCATTGAGAAGGAGATCTTCCCGGCCATGGCGCAGGAGGGGCAGCTCTACGCCATGGAGCTGCAGG GCTTCTGGATGGACATTGGGCAACCGAAAGACTTCCTCACGGGCATGTGCATGTACCTGCAGGCGCTGCGGGCTCAGCACCCTGAGAAGCTGCACTCGGGGCCTGGTGTTGTGGGAAACGTACTGGTG GATCCCAGCGCCAAGATCGGGGCAAACTGCGTCATAGGCCCCAACGTGACAATTGGGGCTGATGTGGTGGTAGAGGATGGGGTGCGCATCAAGCGCTGCACCGTGCTGCAGGGGGCCCGCATCCGCTCCCACTCCTGGCTGGAGTCCTGCATCGTGGGCTGGAGCTGCTCCGTGGGGCAGTGG GTGCGCATGGAGAACGTGACGGTTCTGGGCGAGGACGTCATCGTCAACGACGAACTCTACCTCAACGGGGCCAATGTGCTGCCCCACAAGTCCATTGCCGAGTCCGTGCCGGAGCCGCGCATCATCATGTAG
- the AMIGO3 gene encoding amphoterin-induced protein 3: MSPRVPTDPLWPRVVKLLVLLQLCAQGRAAHTSPPPHGCPNPCICTSDLLSCSRQTLHRVPPALPPTTATLDLSHNALTQLQDRWLAALPHLEALHISHNQIKDLSPQAFHNASYLRHLDMSSNHLHAVETHYFNALVSLEELLLYNNRIKRVDENAFAKLSVLRKVYLSWNNLTTFPFRSVQGLGSYSLRTLDLSSNSLSSIPVEELAALPENIRNGLYLHNNPVRCSCPLYLMLQRWKQRGFSSVKDFFEEHTCKVSDSVPRSLIKFLKYSHMFENCSAGPEDVHPVPYPVMVGQTLLLACNTSLPATATTYMWISPHHEPIKHPGNSNRSLELYHNGSLKIATAKPWHSGVYVGLAINSPSNFSRLCEINVTVHYPKPDGETFSTGLTTLLGCIVSLVLVLVYLYLTPCRCLSCCKKPAPLSPPQECSAQSSILSTTPPATDAPNRKVSANKHVVFLEPLRETQNGKIRLALGEDFPDAKHPKVLQLKSDSESISSVFSDTPIMS, encoded by the coding sequence ATGTCCCCGCGGGTGCCCACAGACCCGCTGTGGCCACGCGTGGtgaagctgctggtgctgctccagcTGTGCGCCCAGGGCCGTGCTGCCCACACCTCCCCGCCACCCCACGGCTGCCCCAACCCCTGCATCTGCACCTCCGACCTGCTGAGCTGCAGCCGGCAGACGCTGCACCGCGTgcccccggcgctgccgcccACCACTGCCACGCTGGACCTCAGCCACAACGCTCTCACCCAGCTCCAGGACCGCTGGCTGGCCGCCCTCCCGCACCTCGAGGCCCTTCACATCAGCCACAACCAGATTAAGGATCTTTCTCCGCAGGCTTTCCACAATGCCTCCTACCTGCGGCACCTGGACATGTCCTCCAACCACCTGCACGCTGTAGAGACGCACTACTTCAACGCGCTGGTGAGcttggaggagctgctgctctacAACAACCGCATCAAACGAGTGGATGAGAATGCCTTTGCCAAGCTGAGTGTCCTGCGGAAAGTCTACCTGAGCTGGAACAACCTGACCACCTTCCCCTTCCGCTCCGTGCAAGGGCTGGGCAGCTACAGCCTCCGCACGCTGGACCTCTCTTCCAACAGCCTAAGCAGCATCCCTGTGGAGGAGCTGGCAGCTCTGCCCGAAAACATCAGGAATGGCTTGTACCTGCACAACAACCCTGTCAGGTGCAGCTGCCCGCTCTACCTGATGCTCCAGCGCTGGAAGCAGCGAGGTTTCAGCTCCGTGAAAGATTTCTTTGAGGAACACACCTGCAAGGTGTCCGACAGTGTGCCCCGGTCCCTGATCAAGTTCCTCAAATACAGCCACATGTTCGAGAACTGCTCGGCAGGCCCTGAAGACGTGCACCCCGTGCCCTACCCTGTGATGGTGGGACAGACCCTCCTGCTCGCCTGCAACACCAGCCTGCCAGCCACAGCCACCACCTACATGTGGATCTCCCCTCACCACGAGCCCATCAAACACCCAGGAAACAGCAACCGCTCCTTGGAACTCTACCACAATGGCAGCCTGAAGATCGCGACTGCTAAGCCCTGGCACTCAGGGGTCTATGTGGGCTTGGCCATCAACAGCCCCAGCAACTTCAGCAGGCTGTGCGAGATCAACGTGACGGTCCACTACCCTAAACCGGATGGGGAGACCTTCAGCACTGGCCTCACGACCCTGCTGGGGTGCATCGTGAGCCTGGTGCTCGTCCTGGTGTACCTGTACCTCACGCCCTGCCGCTGCCTGAGCTGCTGCAAGAAGCCGGCACCACTCAGCCCCCCGCAGGAGTGCAGCGCCCAGTCCTCCATCCTCAGCACCACTCCCCCTGCCACCGACGCGCCCAACCGCAAGGTCAGCGCCAACAAGCACGTCGTCTTCCTCGAGCCCCTCAGGGAGACGCAGAATGGCAAGATCCGCCTGGCCCTCGGCGAGGACTTCCCCGACGCCAAGCACCCCAAGGTCCTGCAGCTCAAGTCGGACTCGGAGTCCATCAGCTCTGTCTTTTCAGACACCCCCATCATGTCCtag